Proteins from one Stenotrophomonas aracearum genomic window:
- a CDS encoding GtrA family protein — translation MLTRQFAMFLLVGGLAAAVNFGSRIALGTVLNYVPSIVVAFCLGMVTAFVLNRALVFKSASNAIHHQAAWFVAINGLAMIQTVLVSLVLARWVLPGLVIEQYAETIAHGIGVAVPVVTSYFGHKYLSFSTK, via the coding sequence ATGTTGACCCGACAGTTCGCAATGTTTCTTCTGGTCGGCGGCCTGGCCGCCGCCGTCAATTTTGGATCCCGAATTGCGCTAGGAACGGTGCTCAACTACGTACCGTCAATCGTCGTCGCGTTCTGCCTCGGAATGGTGACTGCATTTGTGCTCAACCGCGCACTCGTGTTCAAGTCTGCCAGCAATGCCATCCACCACCAGGCAGCATGGTTCGTTGCGATCAACGGGCTGGCGATGATTCAAACGGTATTGGTGAGCCTCGTACTTGCTCGCTGGGTCCTGCCCGGTTTGGTTATTGAACAGTACGCAGAGACGATTGCCCATGGTATCGGCGTCGCCGTGCCCGTGGTCACGAGCTACTTCGGGCATAAGTACCTGTCGTTCTCGACCAAGTAG
- a CDS encoding class I SAM-dependent methyltransferase produces MPDIDHDLDVLYQHRFPKEELANKNRIWKVLCSQYFNRFVNSNDTVVDIGAGYCEFINNIPASRKIAVDLNPDVRRFAGEGTEIINESCTSVSSIPSGSVDAVFMSNFLEHLPTKDLVLQTLRESARMLKPGGRAIILQPNIRFLYDEYWDYFDHHTALSDRSLVEGVLMAGLEPRVVIPKFLPYTTKSRLPQAPWLVSLYLRIPLAWHFLGKQALVVAYKPS; encoded by the coding sequence ATGCCGGATATTGATCACGACCTGGACGTTCTGTATCAACACCGGTTCCCGAAAGAGGAACTGGCGAACAAAAACCGCATCTGGAAAGTGTTGTGCTCCCAATATTTCAACCGCTTCGTCAACAGCAACGACACAGTTGTGGACATCGGCGCCGGCTACTGTGAATTCATCAACAACATTCCCGCCAGCCGAAAAATTGCCGTTGATCTGAACCCCGACGTTCGTAGATTCGCTGGCGAAGGTACTGAAATCATCAACGAATCATGCACATCGGTCAGTTCCATTCCCAGCGGCAGCGTTGATGCCGTATTCATGAGCAATTTCCTTGAACACCTGCCAACCAAGGACCTGGTCCTGCAGACGTTGAGGGAAAGCGCGCGAATGCTGAAACCTGGTGGCCGGGCCATCATCCTTCAGCCGAACATCCGATTCTTGTATGACGAGTACTGGGACTATTTCGATCACCATACCGCTTTGAGCGACCGAAGTCTGGTCGAAGGCGTGTTGATGGCGGGTTTGGAACCACGAGTGGTGATCCCCAAGTTCCTTCCGTATACCACCAAGAGCCGACTTCCACAGGCCCCTTGGTTGGTTTCGTTGTACCTGCGCATTCCGCTGGCATGGCACTTCCTTGGCAAGCAGGCCCTGGTCGTGGCTTACAAGCCCAGCTGA
- a CDS encoding glycosyltransferase has product MFNGNSGLKRGLKRVAAKVLSINWFRPVPSRLKLYLVRRAGVCDWHWYARHALGRRSAFSEGPSHFISFGNAEGRSPSPLFDPAWYCGRFGLRASPLDALTQYVLIGDWIGLSPSPWFDTRYSRAGAKTATGMAAIRPQLGRYLADYRETAGPHPLFDQDWYLDEYPDVRASGANPLVHFLYDGLSEGRLPNPYFEPEWYREAHPDIGDGNAFSHFVLYGAAEGRSPGPEFNSRQYLDANPDVAATGMNALAHYLAIGRQDGRELGKRPLALNDLVAKRNSEVLPLPSGVVDIVLPVYRDLMVTRNCVESVLRSKNRVATRLHIYNDRSPEPEVTAYLREVAEANPSVHLVENVENLGFVRTVNAGMAHAMEHGDSLGALLLNSDTIVSADWVDRMVAHMSPTVGSITALSNNATICSYPKLGANPLPDGVNAGTLDALARATNAGVSVEIPTGVGFCMLISRSALEIAGLFDAEAFGKGYGEENDFCMRSAKLGFRHRLAMDVFVEHVGEVSFADDSKPGKVIAQRVIDERYPDYGAQVARFCSMDPGFAARMRLTLAVWKERARPTVVLLTHSWGGGTERAVQAMAMSMGQTHEVVVIRPIEDLGGSGEVRVSRLSEFDGFDFLFRYHSPDELASLLHVLGATTLQIHHLVGFGASVRRAISLSKIPFSFHVHDNYAICPQIMLTDAEGNYCGEPDASGCDACIAQRPSNGASDIRNWRVQHEWALLGAQEVIAPSKDAAARMQRYAGVPVRAQYHEEDIGSNPVTLGAGIRPYRVLLLGVMAAHKGLNQLKAIAEESRRLGNPLQIHLIGYPQADGMKDLGFTWSGAYEEDELDDLIARHNPDAFLFISQAPETYSYTLSHALRTGRPIAANRLGAFTERLVGVPNSLLLAHDAPASEVVRSLLTWLDGVYSRELV; this is encoded by the coding sequence ATGTTCAACGGCAATAGTGGCCTTAAGCGTGGTCTCAAAAGGGTCGCGGCGAAAGTCCTTTCCATCAACTGGTTCCGTCCTGTTCCCAGCCGGCTGAAGTTGTACCTGGTGCGCCGCGCCGGAGTGTGCGACTGGCACTGGTATGCGCGACACGCCCTGGGTCGGCGCTCTGCTTTCTCGGAAGGCCCTAGCCACTTCATATCCTTTGGTAACGCTGAGGGGCGCTCTCCCAGCCCGCTGTTCGATCCCGCCTGGTACTGTGGTCGATTCGGGCTGCGTGCAAGCCCACTCGATGCACTTACCCAGTATGTCCTCATCGGTGATTGGATCGGCCTCTCCCCAAGTCCTTGGTTCGACACTCGTTATTCGCGAGCGGGCGCCAAGACTGCGACTGGCATGGCAGCCATCCGGCCGCAGCTTGGGCGTTATCTTGCTGACTATCGGGAGACTGCAGGCCCGCATCCTCTGTTTGACCAGGATTGGTATCTGGACGAGTATCCAGATGTGCGCGCGAGCGGTGCCAATCCCCTGGTGCACTTCCTCTACGACGGGCTCTCGGAGGGGCGACTTCCCAATCCATACTTTGAGCCTGAGTGGTACCGCGAGGCGCACCCGGATATTGGTGATGGGAATGCTTTCTCGCACTTTGTGCTGTACGGTGCGGCCGAGGGTCGGAGTCCAGGCCCAGAGTTCAATTCACGCCAGTACCTAGATGCAAATCCGGACGTGGCTGCCACGGGGATGAATGCCCTCGCGCACTACTTGGCGATCGGTCGCCAGGACGGACGGGAGCTCGGCAAGCGTCCGCTCGCTCTGAACGACCTCGTAGCCAAGCGAAACTCAGAAGTGCTGCCGCTTCCGTCTGGAGTGGTTGACATCGTCCTGCCGGTCTATCGGGACTTGATGGTCACCCGCAACTGCGTCGAGTCGGTGTTGCGTTCGAAGAACCGGGTGGCAACCCGTCTCCACATCTATAACGATCGCTCGCCTGAGCCGGAGGTCACTGCATACCTGCGTGAGGTGGCAGAGGCCAATCCATCGGTCCATCTGGTTGAGAACGTAGAGAACCTCGGATTCGTACGTACTGTCAACGCCGGCATGGCGCATGCCATGGAGCATGGTGACAGCTTGGGCGCGCTCTTGCTCAATAGTGACACCATCGTCAGCGCCGACTGGGTTGATCGTATGGTTGCGCATATGAGCCCAACCGTGGGGTCGATCACGGCGCTATCCAATAATGCGACGATCTGCAGCTACCCCAAGCTGGGTGCCAATCCACTGCCTGATGGTGTCAATGCCGGCACCTTGGATGCGTTGGCGCGTGCCACCAACGCAGGCGTATCCGTGGAAATTCCCACTGGTGTCGGTTTCTGCATGCTGATCTCGCGCTCGGCACTTGAAATTGCTGGGCTCTTTGACGCAGAGGCCTTCGGCAAGGGCTATGGTGAAGAGAACGACTTCTGCATGCGCTCTGCAAAACTCGGCTTCCGTCACCGGCTCGCGATGGATGTCTTCGTGGAGCACGTGGGTGAGGTCAGCTTCGCGGACGACAGCAAGCCGGGCAAGGTCATTGCGCAGCGTGTCATAGATGAGCGCTACCCTGACTACGGCGCTCAGGTGGCGCGCTTCTGTTCAATGGATCCCGGCTTCGCTGCTAGGATGAGGTTGACCCTGGCCGTCTGGAAAGAACGGGCCAGACCAACAGTAGTGTTGTTGACCCACTCGTGGGGCGGTGGGACGGAGCGGGCCGTGCAGGCCATGGCGATGTCAATGGGACAGACCCATGAGGTCGTTGTGATCCGGCCTATCGAAGACCTGGGTGGGTCTGGCGAAGTCCGGGTGAGTCGTCTGTCGGAGTTCGACGGCTTCGACTTCCTCTTCCGCTACCACTCACCTGATGAACTTGCATCGTTGCTGCACGTTTTGGGTGCAACCACTTTGCAGATCCACCACTTGGTTGGCTTCGGTGCATCTGTGCGCCGTGCCATTTCGCTATCAAAAATTCCGTTTAGTTTTCATGTGCATGACAACTATGCAATCTGTCCCCAGATCATGCTGACGGACGCGGAAGGCAACTACTGCGGTGAGCCAGATGCGTCGGGTTGCGATGCTTGTATCGCACAGCGCCCGTCCAATGGCGCTTCGGACATCCGTAACTGGCGGGTGCAGCACGAGTGGGCGCTCCTCGGCGCGCAAGAGGTCATTGCGCCCAGCAAGGACGCCGCAGCGCGGATGCAGCGCTACGCAGGCGTGCCGGTGCGTGCCCAGTATCACGAAGAAGACATTGGCAGTAACCCGGTCACGCTTGGCGCCGGTATCAGGCCGTACCGCGTGCTGCTGTTGGGGGTGATGGCAGCGCACAAGGGCTTGAATCAGCTCAAAGCTATCGCCGAGGAATCGCGGAGACTGGGGAATCCGCTGCAGATCCATCTCATTGGATATCCCCAGGCCGACGGCATGAAAGATCTTGGATTCACTTGGAGCGGTGCCTACGAGGAAGATGAGTTGGACGATCTGATTGCCCGCCACAATCCGGATGCCTTCCTGTTCATCTCGCAGGCGCCTGAAACCTATTCGTACACATTGTCCCACGCGTTGCGAACGGGACGACCGATCGCGGCTAACCGGCTAGGTGCCTTCACTGAACGCCTTGTTGGCGTGCCCAATTCGTTGTTGCTCGCCCATGATGCGCCCGCAAGCGAAGTAGTCCGCTCGCTGTTGACCTGGCTCGACGGCGTGTACTCCCGGGAGCTCGTATGA
- a CDS encoding class I SAM-dependent methyltransferase gives MIDFSFSPAMLMMPRKLPHSAWLGHIPFASWLLEVQRPELIVELGTHNGASFLALCQAVEAQQLSARVFAIDTWEGDEHAGFYGNEIYAELRDYQQRHYAGISEMMRMRFDQALEYFADGSVDLLHVDGLHTYEAVREDFESWRAKLSPRAVVIFHDSCVRERGFGVWQYWSEISKQFPSFEFTHTHGLGVLLVGEQQPEKLLHLAGAAARGEFAAINQLFDSLGRNIKNVEEIERVNGGLVAAHNEIGRLNQEEARLRAALDKNIEDSHEQIARLNAEEAQLRALLDKSGEEAREQMARSSLEEARLRGLLERNAEETNERYAAVESQLPALAQALSLLERRVLDGLEGSRGLLNEAMHTEREASVASVIESVIPRLEEQDRKLNHLMRPWWRRLSGR, from the coding sequence ATGATCGATTTTTCGTTTTCGCCTGCCATGTTGATGATGCCCCGTAAGCTGCCGCACAGCGCTTGGCTTGGGCATATTCCGTTCGCAAGTTGGCTGCTTGAGGTCCAGCGCCCCGAGCTGATCGTTGAACTCGGAACACATAATGGCGCGTCTTTCCTCGCGCTCTGCCAAGCCGTCGAAGCGCAGCAGCTGAGTGCTCGGGTTTTCGCCATCGACACTTGGGAAGGTGACGAGCATGCCGGGTTCTATGGAAATGAGATCTACGCTGAGCTGCGCGACTACCAGCAACGGCATTACGCAGGCATCTCCGAGATGATGCGAATGCGCTTCGACCAAGCGCTGGAATACTTTGCGGACGGTTCTGTGGACCTGCTCCATGTCGACGGTCTGCATACCTATGAGGCAGTCCGAGAGGACTTCGAGAGCTGGCGCGCCAAGCTCTCGCCACGCGCGGTGGTGATCTTCCACGACAGTTGCGTGCGAGAGCGCGGGTTTGGTGTTTGGCAGTACTGGAGCGAGATATCCAAGCAGTTCCCATCCTTTGAGTTCACGCACACGCATGGGTTGGGAGTGCTGCTCGTAGGCGAACAGCAGCCGGAGAAGCTTCTCCATTTGGCCGGTGCCGCCGCTCGCGGTGAGTTTGCAGCAATCAACCAGCTGTTCGATTCACTCGGCCGCAACATCAAGAATGTCGAGGAGATCGAGCGAGTGAACGGTGGCCTGGTGGCCGCGCACAATGAAATCGGCAGATTGAACCAGGAAGAAGCAAGGCTCCGCGCGGCGCTGGACAAGAATATCGAGGATTCTCACGAGCAGATCGCGCGTCTCAACGCCGAGGAAGCGCAGCTGCGCGCGCTTCTGGACAAGAGTGGCGAGGAAGCGCGTGAACAGATGGCACGTTCGAGCCTGGAAGAAGCCAGGCTCCGCGGGCTCCTGGAGAGGAACGCCGAGGAAACAAATGAACGTTATGCCGCGGTAGAATCACAGCTCCCGGCTCTCGCGCAGGCGTTGTCGCTACTTGAACGTCGCGTGCTTGACGGTTTGGAGGGGTCGCGAGGGCTTCTGAATGAGGCTATGCACACCGAGCGTGAAGCATCGGTTGCAAGCGTTATCGAATCCGTGATTCCACGTCTGGAAGAGCAGGACCGCAAGTTGAACCACCTGATGCGCCCGTGGTGGCGCCGCCTCTCCGGGCGTTGA
- a CDS encoding FAD-binding oxidoreductase — translation MRSTRGQSWGRYPHAQQTLLALSDRAADLPVACGTVLPHGNGRSYGDSCLNPGGSLLMTRALDRFIAFDPASGVLRCEAGVTLAEIIELALPAGWFLPVTPGTRYATVGGAVGNDVHGKNHHRAGSFGHHVRCLELLRSDGSRQLLDAQDQSGLFAATIGGLGLTGVVTWAELQLRRVPGPWIETESIRFDSLDDFFALSRESADGFEYTVAWIDCLATGKHLGRGHFLRGDHAPGNAQAATPSASPRRSMPLVPPVSLVNRLTLRPFNTLYYWRQPARRRRHVSHYQSYFYPLDGINHWNRMYGPQGFLQHQCVLPPQHAREATAALLSEISRSGRGSFLAVLKEFGNRPSPGLLSFPRPGTTLALDFPNDGPEVFRMLERLDAIVGEVGGAVYAAKDARMSGALFRQSYPQWQHFSRFIDPRFSSGFWRRVME, via the coding sequence ATGAGGTCAACGCGCGGCCAGTCATGGGGACGCTACCCGCACGCGCAGCAGACGCTGCTTGCGTTGAGCGACCGTGCAGCGGACCTGCCGGTCGCTTGCGGAACGGTGCTTCCCCACGGCAACGGCCGAAGCTACGGCGACAGCTGCCTGAATCCCGGCGGCTCGCTGTTGATGACACGGGCATTGGACCGTTTCATCGCGTTCGACCCGGCCAGCGGCGTCCTGCGCTGCGAGGCCGGCGTCACCCTGGCGGAGATCATAGAGCTTGCACTGCCCGCCGGATGGTTCCTGCCGGTCACGCCGGGCACCCGGTATGCCACTGTAGGGGGTGCTGTCGGCAACGACGTACATGGCAAGAACCACCACCGCGCCGGCAGCTTCGGCCACCATGTGCGCTGCCTGGAGCTGCTCCGAAGCGATGGCTCACGCCAGCTTCTGGATGCACAGGACCAGAGCGGCCTGTTTGCCGCCACCATCGGCGGCCTCGGCTTGACCGGGGTGGTCACCTGGGCCGAACTGCAGCTGCGACGCGTGCCCGGGCCATGGATCGAAACCGAGTCGATCCGGTTCGACAGCCTGGACGACTTTTTCGCACTATCGCGCGAGTCGGCGGATGGCTTCGAGTACACGGTGGCCTGGATCGACTGCCTGGCCACCGGCAAGCACTTGGGCCGCGGACATTTCCTGCGCGGCGACCATGCACCCGGCAATGCCCAAGCCGCGACACCGTCGGCTTCTCCACGGCGCAGCATGCCGCTGGTGCCGCCGGTGTCGCTGGTCAACCGGCTGACCCTGCGTCCGTTCAACACCCTGTACTACTGGCGGCAGCCGGCGCGGCGGCGGCGCCACGTCAGTCATTACCAGAGTTACTTCTACCCGCTGGACGGCATCAACCACTGGAATCGCATGTATGGCCCCCAGGGTTTCCTGCAGCACCAGTGCGTCCTGCCGCCGCAGCATGCGCGCGAAGCCACCGCCGCGTTGTTGTCGGAGATTTCGCGCAGCGGCCGCGGCTCGTTCCTCGCGGTACTGAAGGAGTTCGGCAACCGTCCCTCGCCGGGACTGCTGTCCTTCCCCCGCCCCGGCACCACCCTTGCGCTGGATTTCCCCAACGACGGGCCAGAGGTATTCCGGATGCTGGAGCGGCTGGACGCCATCGTTGGCGAGGTCGGCGGCGCGGTGTACGCGGCCAAGGACGCGCGCATGAGTGGCGCGCTGTTCCGCCAGTCCTATCCGCAATGGCAGCATTTTTCCCGATTCATCGACCCCCGATTCTCATCCGGCTTCTGGCGCCGGGTCATGGAGTGA
- a CDS encoding NAD-dependent epimerase/dehydratase family protein: protein MAQKNDKIVLTGAAGLVGQNLIVEMKQQGYTQLVAIDKHEHNLEILRKLHPDVTTVLADLAEPGKWNEAFEGAKLVVQLHAQITGKTTSLFVRNNLTATEHVLAACKAARVPYMVHISSSVVNSVAKDDYTETKREQEAMVVASGQRHCVLRPTLMFGWFDPKHLGWLSRFMARTPVFPIPGDGKFMRQPLYERDFCRCIAKCVETEPVGDVFDIVGHTRVDYVDIIRTIKRVKRLHTLIVHIPIGFFGFLLRTFALFSSKPPFTADQLKALSAGDDFKGVDTEAVFGVRQTPFEDAIRESYTDPRYSHIVLKR, encoded by the coding sequence ATGGCACAGAAGAATGACAAAATCGTCCTCACCGGCGCGGCAGGCCTGGTAGGTCAAAACCTCATCGTCGAGATGAAGCAGCAGGGCTACACGCAACTTGTAGCCATCGACAAACATGAGCACAACCTCGAAATTCTTCGCAAACTCCATCCGGACGTGACAACCGTTCTTGCCGATTTGGCCGAACCCGGCAAATGGAACGAGGCTTTCGAAGGAGCCAAGCTGGTTGTGCAGTTGCACGCCCAGATCACCGGAAAGACCACGTCGCTCTTCGTTCGCAACAATCTCACCGCGACCGAACATGTCTTGGCTGCATGCAAGGCCGCACGAGTGCCCTACATGGTCCACATCAGCTCTTCGGTTGTTAACTCGGTGGCCAAGGATGACTACACCGAAACCAAGCGGGAGCAGGAGGCCATGGTCGTCGCCAGTGGCCAGCGCCACTGCGTGCTTCGTCCTACGCTGATGTTTGGCTGGTTCGACCCCAAGCACCTGGGCTGGTTGTCGCGTTTCATGGCACGCACACCTGTGTTCCCGATTCCCGGCGATGGCAAGTTCATGCGCCAACCTCTGTACGAGCGCGATTTCTGCCGCTGTATCGCAAAGTGCGTGGAAACCGAGCCAGTTGGAGACGTTTTCGACATCGTCGGTCATACCCGCGTCGATTACGTTGACATCATCCGCACCATCAAGCGAGTGAAGAGACTTCACACGTTGATCGTGCACATCCCCATTGGCTTCTTTGGTTTCCTGCTGCGCACCTTCGCACTGTTCAGCAGCAAGCCGCCTTTCACGGCCGACCAACTCAAAGCACTCAGTGCGGGGGACGACTTCAAGGGCGTGGATACCGAGGCCGTGTTTGGCGTGCGGCAGACCCCATTCGAAGACGCCATCCGCGAAAGCTATACCGACCCACGCTACAGCCACATCGTGCTGAAGCGCTGA
- a CDS encoding CatB-related O-acetyltransferase, which produces MNHGFIPPLTSDDPRISIGRFTYGGAGFRLWSEGERVEIGAFCSFAEDVLIFGGGEHRVDWVTTHPLRIAFNSPGAGQDGHPHSKGPTRIGNDVWIGHGAMVLSGVTVGDGACIGAGAVVSKDVPPYSIVAGNPARVLRLRFSEEQIARLLDIAWWNWPVDSIRQFESLLCANDIDAFIMAAQAGPNAFATIP; this is translated from the coding sequence GTGAACCACGGCTTTATTCCGCCACTGACGAGCGACGATCCCCGGATCAGCATCGGCCGATTCACGTATGGGGGTGCCGGCTTTCGACTGTGGAGTGAAGGCGAGCGCGTCGAAATTGGCGCGTTTTGCTCATTTGCTGAGGACGTGCTGATTTTTGGCGGTGGCGAGCATCGCGTTGATTGGGTTACGACTCATCCATTGCGAATTGCCTTCAATTCGCCTGGTGCAGGTCAGGACGGCCACCCTCACAGCAAAGGCCCTACGCGGATTGGCAATGACGTCTGGATTGGGCATGGGGCAATGGTGTTGTCCGGCGTGACCGTCGGTGATGGGGCGTGCATCGGTGCCGGCGCGGTGGTAAGCAAAGATGTGCCGCCCTATTCGATAGTTGCCGGAAACCCAGCTCGTGTGCTGCGTCTTCGATTCAGCGAGGAACAGATCGCCCGGTTGCTGGATATCGCATGGTGGAACTGGCCGGTAGATAGCATCAGGCAATTTGAATCGTTGCTCTGTGCCAATGATATCGACGCATTCATCATGGCCGCTCAAGCTGGCCCGAACGCTTTTGCGACAATTCCGTAA
- a CDS encoding SDR family oxidoreductase, with protein MQKILIIGATSAIAEAVARVYATRAAAVFLVARNAPRLDTIAADLRVRGARQVDAAVLDVNDVSAHAAVLDTAWTTLGGVDTVLIAHGTLPDQAACDASVEVSLREFATNGTSTIALAAALAQRLQAGSTLAVISSVAGDRGRASNYLYGSAKAAVSAYLSGLGQRLHKQGINVLTIKPGFVDTPMTQAFKKGALWASADKVARGIVHASDRRRAVAYLPGFWWAIMMVIKNIPEFVFRRISL; from the coding sequence ATGCAGAAGATCCTGATCATTGGTGCGACATCGGCCATCGCCGAAGCCGTTGCACGCGTGTACGCCACACGCGCCGCAGCAGTCTTCCTTGTTGCTCGCAACGCCCCCAGGCTCGACACCATCGCGGCAGACCTGCGCGTACGAGGCGCCAGGCAGGTTGACGCAGCGGTCCTCGATGTTAACGACGTATCTGCGCACGCTGCCGTCCTGGATACGGCCTGGACCACTCTAGGTGGTGTCGACACGGTGCTGATCGCCCACGGCACCCTGCCCGACCAGGCTGCCTGTGATGCTTCTGTAGAAGTGTCGCTGCGTGAGTTCGCCACGAACGGCACTTCGACCATCGCGCTGGCCGCCGCACTTGCGCAGCGCCTGCAGGCCGGATCCACTCTGGCGGTCATTTCATCGGTGGCCGGCGATCGCGGCCGCGCAAGCAACTACCTGTATGGCAGCGCAAAAGCGGCCGTAAGTGCCTATCTGAGTGGGCTGGGCCAGCGTTTACACAAGCAGGGCATCAACGTACTGACCATAAAGCCCGGTTTCGTGGATACCCCCATGACACAGGCATTCAAGAAGGGCGCCTTGTGGGCGTCCGCTGATAAAGTTGCACGGGGCATCGTGCACGCGTCCGACCGTCGACGTGCGGTTGCCTACCTGCCAGGCTTCTGGTGGGCGATCATGATGGTCATCAAGAATATCCCCGAGTTCGTCTTCCGCCGTATTTCCCTCTAA
- a CDS encoding NAD(P)/FAD-dependent oxidoreductase: MSTFAIIGSGPMGLMTALELLKQGHQVDVYERDDRIGGMSADFDFDGLRIERYYHFICKTDYPLFKLLDELKLSDRLHWTDTKMGYYYQGKLHKWGTPFALLGFPHLGLIDKVRYALHVMHTKGIKDWTALDKENARDWITRWIGPKAYKVMWEKAFALKFFEFQNDLSASWIGTRIKRVALSRRNLFNESMGYLEGGSAVLLEKMAAEVRRRGGRILLAQPIDQVTSDGTRATGVRTSAGDQPYDGVVSTAPIQYVPAMVPALPEAFSRQVAAIENIPVACVILKLSQPVSENFWMNISDERISIPGLIEYSNLNPGKGPGEHIVYAPYYMPKTHPKWQWSNQQLIDEVISYLPMINPAFKPEWIRATHCHRYEYAQTICPPGFQDMLPSMKTPLPGFFMADTAYYYPEDRSINESIDVGAKLAAVAASQGSRA; this comes from the coding sequence ATGAGCACCTTCGCCATTATCGGCAGCGGCCCCATGGGCCTCATGACAGCCCTGGAACTGCTCAAGCAGGGCCATCAGGTAGACGTGTACGAGCGCGATGATCGCATCGGCGGCATGTCCGCCGACTTCGACTTCGATGGTTTGCGGATCGAACGCTACTACCACTTCATCTGCAAAACCGACTACCCGCTGTTCAAGCTGCTCGATGAACTCAAGCTCTCCGACCGCCTGCACTGGACTGATACCAAGATGGGGTATTACTACCAGGGCAAGCTGCACAAATGGGGCACCCCTTTCGCCTTGCTGGGCTTCCCACACTTGGGTCTGATCGACAAGGTCCGATACGCCCTGCACGTAATGCACACCAAGGGGATCAAGGACTGGACCGCGCTGGACAAGGAAAATGCGCGCGACTGGATCACGCGCTGGATCGGCCCGAAGGCCTATAAGGTGATGTGGGAAAAAGCGTTCGCGCTGAAGTTCTTCGAGTTCCAGAACGATCTCTCTGCATCATGGATCGGGACGCGCATCAAGCGCGTGGCACTGTCGCGACGTAACCTGTTCAATGAGAGCATGGGCTACCTGGAAGGGGGCTCGGCTGTGCTGCTTGAGAAGATGGCTGCCGAGGTTCGTCGCCGTGGCGGCCGGATCCTGCTCGCGCAGCCGATCGATCAGGTGACCTCTGATGGCACACGCGCCACCGGCGTGCGCACATCTGCTGGCGACCAGCCCTACGATGGGGTGGTCTCCACCGCACCGATCCAGTACGTGCCGGCCATGGTCCCGGCGCTGCCGGAGGCCTTTTCCCGCCAGGTCGCGGCCATCGAAAATATTCCCGTTGCCTGCGTCATCCTCAAGCTTTCGCAGCCTGTCAGCGAGAACTTCTGGATGAACATCAGCGATGAACGAATTTCCATTCCCGGGCTGATCGAGTACAGCAATCTCAATCCCGGCAAGGGTCCGGGTGAGCACATCGTGTATGCCCCTTACTACATGCCCAAGACGCACCCCAAATGGCAGTGGAGCAATCAACAGCTGATCGATGAGGTGATCAGCTACCTGCCAATGATCAACCCGGCATTCAAGCCTGAGTGGATCCGCGCCACGCATTGCCATCGCTACGAGTACGCCCAAACCATCTGCCCGCCAGGATTCCAGGACATGTTGCCATCGATGAAGACGCCGCTGCCAGGCTTCTTCATGGCGGACACGGCGTACTACTACCCGGAAGACCGCTCCATCAACGAGAGCATTGATGTGGGTGCAAAGCTGGCTGCTGTAGCGGCTTCCCAGGGATCGAGAGCTTGA